The following are encoded together in the Strongyloides ratti genome assembly S_ratti_ED321, chromosome : 2 genome:
- a CDS encoding Sorting nexin-27, whose product MIEESITSSKVFDTNKSNGINDMIYEPHNITIVRCETGFGFNVKGQISEGGQLRSINGQLYAPLQHVSAILHGGAAERAGLKMGDNILEVNGNNVEGATHRQVVELIKNGGDKLKLLVISVPEYEYHEIDFDYDSSDYYSRYDYTEKRSLPITIPNYQVIKASCETFIAYNIYMAGRHLVSRRYNDFIRLNKYLKDEFNDYDFPKLPKRWPFKLSEQKLDARRRGLESYLEKLCAVKVIADSEIMQEFLMEETEEYSRFLDVTLKIQLPDTNVVSLMVKKNQPTWQVMKEILERMEVEGNIIDNVGIFELIDDNFYRLLGDEELPHYIFIHNYSSIAVSSISFRKFIFNIDEERKLCKENDLFKQLCYYQVINDIDKGILNAKDRTLQLRSIQSVERIDEYLDIARQLDDYNKISFPETESNFKSKVILTISYDRIKINFSEPEKVSQVIDWRRIQRYYISNQNSTFNIEYKNDKKIQILQLFTHYCSSMFLTFEKVTQERRKLEKKVNNKIEEC is encoded by the exons atgaTAGAAGAAAGTATTACTTCATCAAAAGTTTTTGATACTAATAAAAGTAATGGAATTAATGATATGATTTATGAACCACATAATATTACTATTGTTAGATGTGAAAcag gttTTGGTTTTAATGTTAAAGGACAAATAAGTGAAGGTGGACAATTGAGAAGTATTAATGGACAATTATATGCACCACTTCAACATGTAAGTGCTATACTTCATGGTGGAGCAGCTGAAAGAGCTGGATTGAAAATGGGTGATAATATTCTTGAAGTTAATGGTAACAATGTTGAAGGAGCTACTCATAGACAAGTTGttgaattaattaaaaatggtggtgataaattaaaattacttgTTATAAGTGTTCCAGAATATGAATATCACGAGATTGACTTTGATTACGATAGTAGTGATTATTATTCAAGATATGATTATACAGAGAAACGATCACTTCCAATAACAATACCAAATTATCAAGTTATAAAAGCATCATGTGAAACTTTTATtgcatataatatttatatggcTGGTCGGCATTTAGTATCTAGAAGATATAATGACTTTATAAGgcttaacaaatatttaaaagatgaaTTTAATGATTATGACTTTCCAAAACTTCCAAAAAGATGGCCATTTAAATTAAGTGAACAAAAATTAGATGCTCGAAGGAGAGGTTTAGAAAGTTATCTAGAAAAATTATGTGCTGTTAAAGTTATAGCTGATAGTGAGATTATGCAAGAATTTTTGATGGAAGAAACAGAAGAATATTCAAGATTTTTAGatgttacattaaaaattcaacTACCAGATACAAATGTTGTTTCATTAATGGTTAAAAAAAACCAACCAACATGGCAAGTTATGAAAGAGATACTTGAAAGGATGGAAGTTGAAGGAAATATTATAGATAATGTTGGAATATTTGAATTGATagatgataatttttatagacTTTTAGGAGATGAAGAATTACcacattatatatttattcataattATTCATCAATAGCTGTTAGTTCTATTtcatttagaaaatttatatttaatattgatgaagaaagaaaattatgtaaagaaaatgatttatttaaacaattatgTTACTATCAAGTGATTAATGATATTGATAAAGGTATTTTAAATGCTAAAGATAGGACACTTCAATTACGTTCCATTCAATCTGTTGAAAGAATTGATGAATATTTGGACATTGCCCGACAATTAGATGACTATAACAAAATATCATTTCCTGAAACAGAATCAAATTTCAAAAGTAAAGTAATACTAACAATATCATATGATaggataaaaattaatttttctgaACCAGAAAAAGTTTCACAAGTAATTGATTGGAGGCGTATTCAAAGATATTATATTAGTAATCAAAATAGTACATTTaatattgaatataaaaatgataaaaaaattcaaatactTCAATTGTTTACACATTAT TGTTCATCAATGTTTTTAACTTTCGAAAAAGTTACACAGGAAAGAAGAAAGTTAGAAAAGaaagttaataataaaatagaagAATGTTGA
- a CDS encoding Ankyrin repeat and Ankyrin repeat-containing domain-containing protein: MAPQISETDKKHKNEDKNNKHTDNRNTSTTNNKKSKSSINGDFVKDKTWTPLHEACLKKSHNVVCSLIQEGADINATTSDGITPLHVAAKRGDYNIVEILIASGISQLPISNDGCSPIDYCSGKSDSCDAIKEKLLAIKKMDDEQFAVPKNINNSKKKLNTSNFDSGDGDLTIDEDDDKNNDNFVEPLPPDNNYVPNEKDGGGKKGRKRNYSDRKVEDKDDNLSSNGDTTSTSEDNCTKKFKSTKESSSGGEDNTNIERNSNSPNEKKVTPIRIRLQRAGTEDRTGQENSNDKMETSTPTKKSRYTPRSRRQASVVPEDFYDESSSETRVTRAKARRSNLSFEDGLSNSRKRRSYRSSTVGFPSGENSKSASPAPSFSMDYSDIETPSGSNDTEELQVAQPHSTINSSGPSAYVDSIVYTLFDKSYIDSAITIEDEKFKRYEESLKEESVLETPLPEYTKEFLTFTKKYKQREDYLEEEKVRPIEIFPHLPIDIQHILTNHRKAYEDMKKRQQVEKDRFILTSEREYLRSLSRSQCDPGKHLSIVRVIAENHLYNPQHFDKDHSEWIPPEGLREKLIEKKYKEAQSGC; the protein is encoded by the exons atggCTCCACAAATTTCTGAGACAGATAAGAAACATAAAAATGAggataaaaataacaaacaCACAGATAATCGTAATACATCAAcaactaataataaaaaatctaaatCATCTATTAATGGAGATTTTGTTAAAGACAAAACATGGACTCCTCTTCATGAAGCATGCCTAAAAAAATCACATAATGTTGTTTGTTCTTTAATTCAGGAGGGTGCTGATATTAATGCAACAACATCTGATGGTATAACACCTCTTCATGTTGCTGCTAAACGTGGtgattataatattgttgaaatattaatagcATCTGGTATTTCACAGTTACCTATCTCTAATGATGGTTGTAGTCCTATTGATTATTGTTCAGGAAAATCTGATTCTTGTGACGCtattaaagaaaaacttTTAGCTATCAAAAAGATGGATGATGAACAATTTGCTGttcctaaaaatattaataatagtaaaaaaaaattaaatactaGTAATTTTGATAGTGGTGATGGAGATTTAACAATTGACGAGGATGATGATAAGAATAATGACAATTTTGTTGAACCACTCCCTCCTGATAATAATTATGTACCTAATGAAAAAGATGGAGGTGGAAAAAAAGGTAGAAAACGTAATTATTCTGATAGAAAAGTAGAGGATAAGGATGATAATTTATCATCAAATGGTGATACTACTTCTACTTCTGAAGATAATTgtactaaaaaatttaaatctaCAAAAGAATCTTCAAGTGGTGGAGAGGATAATACTAATATTGAAAGAAATTCTAATTCAcctaatgaaaaaaaagttacacCTATTAGGATAAGATTACAAAGAGCCGGAACTGAAGATCGTACTGGACAGGAGAATTCTAATGATAAAATGGAAACATCAACAcctacaaaaaaaagtagataTACACCACGTAGTCGAAGGCAGGCAAGTGTTGTTCCAGAAGATTTTTATGATGAATCATCTAGTGAAACTAGAGTAACAAGAGCTAAAGCCCGTCGAAgtaatttatcatttgaaGATGGTTTATCAAATTCtagaaaaagaagaagtTATCGTTCCTCTACAGTTGGTTTTCCAAGTGGTGAAAATTCAAAATCAGCTTCACCAGCTCCATCATTTTCTATGGATTATAGTGATATTGAGACACCTTCAGGAAGTAATGATACAGAGGAATTACAGGTAGCTCAACCTCATTCAACAATAAATTCTTCCGGTCCTTCAGCATATGTAGATAGTATTGTATATacattatttgataaaagttatattgaTAGTGCAATAACAATAGaagatgaaaaatttaaaagatatgaaGAAAGTTTAAAAGAAGAAAGTGTATTAGAAACACCTTTACCAGAGTATACTAAAGAATTTCTAacatttactaaaaaatacAAACAACGTGAGGATTATTTAGAGGAAGAAAAAGTAAGACCAATAGAAATATTTCCTCATTTACCAATAGATATTCAACATATATTAACAAATCATAGAAAAGCTTATGAAGATATGAAAAAAAGGCAACAAGTAGAGAAAGATAGATTTATCCTGACAAGTGAACGTGAATATTTACGATCATTAAGTAGATCACAATGTGATCCTGGAAAACATTTATCTATTGTACGTGTAATAGCAgaaaatcatttatataatcCTCAACATTTTGACAAAGACCATTCTGAATGGATTCCACCAGAAGGTTTaagagaaaaattaattgaaaaaaaatataaagaagcTCAG TCAGGTTGCTGA
- a CDS encoding Nucleoside diphosphate kinase A: MSNTERTFIAVKPDGVQRGLVGKIIARFEERGYKLVGLKMLTASRPHLETHYQDLKGKPFFPSLIDYMASGPIVATVWEGLDVVKQGRAMLGATNPLASAPGTIRGDYCIQTGRNIIHGSDSVEAAQREISHWFKPEELSDYASAQAKWIYE, translated from the exons ATGTCTAATACTGAACGTACCTTCATTGCCGTCAAACCTGATGGAGTCCAAAGAGGACTTGTTGGAAAAATTATTGCTCGTTTTGAGGAACGTGGATACAAATTGGTTGGCCTTAAAATGCTCACTGCTTCACGTCCCCATCTTGAG actCACTATCAAGACTTAAAAGGAAAACCATTCTTCCCATCTCTTATTGATTACATGGCTTCTGGACCAATTGTTGCTACAGTTTGGGAAGGTCTTGATGTTGTTAAACAAGGACGTGCTATGCTTGGTGCCACCAACCCTCTTGCATCTGCTCCAGGTACTATCCGTGGAGACTACTGTATTCAAACTGGACGTAACATAATCCATGGATCTGATTCTGTTGAAGCTGCTCAAAGAGAAATTTCTCATTGGTTCAAACCAGAAGAACTTAGTGACTATGCCTCTGCTCAAGCTAAATGGATTTATGAATAA
- a CDS encoding ER membrane protein complex subunit 8/9 homolog, with amino-acid sequence MVLTISTLAYCKAVLHCVKYPHCPIKGFLIGDGSSKDSIIIDAIPISHDIPTFAGIFESSLLFIERYCNDNGYVIAGVYFANQMLNDKKLDSCVVKLVEKIQIKYPNAYIMQLENTKFSLESSTKCVMAYYYDKDTKVWKDKEQPVEDVSLTLRVASKAIDVKMDRQISDYENFLDNPKIHDILNLKLNVGLEKYLSI; translated from the exons ATGGTTTTAACGATATCAACATTAGCTTATTGTAAAGCAGTCCTCCATTGTGTTAAATATCCTCATTGCCCAATAAAAGGATTTCTTATTGGTGATGGTTCTAGTAAAGATTCTATTATTATTGATGCAATACCCATATCTCACGACATCCCAACATTTGCTGGTATTTTTGAGtcatctttattatttattgaaagATATTGTAATGATAATGGTTATGTTATAGCTGGTGTTTATTTTGCCAACCAAATGTTAAATGACAAAAA attagATTCTTGTGTTGTTAAGTTAGTGGAGAAAATTCAAATTAAGTATCCTAATGCATATATTATGCAg CTggaaaatacaaaattttcaCTTGAATCATCAACAAAATGTGTTATGGCATATTACTATGATAAAGATACAAAGGTATGGAAAGATAAAGAACAACCAGTTGAAGATGTCTCATTAACATTAAGAGTTGCATCGAAAGCTATTGATGTTAAGATGGATAGACAAATATCtgattatgaaaattttcttgATAATCCAAAGATTCATGACATTTTAAATCTTAAGTTAAATGTTGGgcttgaaaaatatttatccaTTTAA
- a CDS encoding Armadillo-like helical domain and Armadillo-type fold domain and Ataxin-10 domain-containing protein, with the protein MLESELMEVLRSQDFTELTDEEIKKVNKWVCSVDIEKLDDVVGVKSEDMRFFMINVFEALLQLFEEDRETHRGYPKIKLVYRIYANFSTRSYMFRNLCLKHLELGHWFAIIRYTDILPETCGALCCYGKEFYKEYLIDENFFTFFGNITDIYAESSDKEVSSSIKAFFWKMFEEVPTILNDCYDLFTNHQFLRLLQIVKSIIEMNYEASSPVVIHEGNVSFMVSLLGEWCQDDFKDAVDLYIPLFLMESLATIVLYEHGIKKDIFGSKEVLNNIKVILTNVLCNEGKSNKMPTLSGKFKDLWSEKEESEPGLLNDLKVCCLKLLTNIAVNSHKNKVNVGVCGLIEPILQCSLGKTTLDSPLGKEWSVVCIKTLTEECPENQKILMEIKDKLNSSVLESLKEKTVLI; encoded by the coding sequence atgttggAAAGTGAACTTATGGAAGTTTTACGTTCACAGGATTTTACAGAATTAACGgatgaagaaataaaaaaagttaataaatgGGTATGTTCAGTTGATATTGAAAAGTTGGATGATGTTGTCGGAGTAAAAAGTGAGGATATGAggttttttatgataaatgtTTTTGAAGCTTTGCTTCAGTTATTTGAAGAAGACAGAGAAACTCATCGTGGATATCCTAAAATAAAACTTGTATATAGAATATATGCTAATTTTTCAACTCGTTCATATATGTTTAGAAATTTATGTCTCAAACATTTAGAACTTGGACATTGGTTTGCCATTATTCGTTATACTGATATTCTTCCTGAAACTTGTGGTGCACTTTGTTGTTATGGAAAAGAATTTTacaaagaatatttaattgatgAAAATTTCTTCACATTTTTTGGTAATATAACTGATATTTATGCCGAGAGTTCAGATAAAGAAGTTTCTAGTTCAATAAAAGCGTTTTTTTGGAAAATGTTTGAGGAAGTTCCtactattttaaatgattgtTATGACTTATTTACAAATCATCAGTTTCTTAGACTCTTGCAAATAGTAAAATCTATAATTGAAATGAATTATGAGGCATCTTCTCCTGTTGTAATTCATGAAGGCAACGTTTCTTTTATGGTATCTCTGCTTGGAGAATGGTGTCAAGATGACTTTAAAGATGCAGTTGATTTATATAtacctttatttttaatggaaTCACTCGCAACAATTGTTCTTTATGAACATGGTATTAAAAAGGATATTTTTGGTAGCAAAGAAGttttgaataatattaaagtaattttaacaaatgttTTATGTAATGAAggtaaaagtaataaaatgcCAACATTATCAGGTAAATTTAAAGACTTATGGAGTGAAAAGGAGGAAAGTGAGCCTGGATTATTGAATGATTTAAAAGTATGTTGTCTCAAATTGTTAACAAACATTGCTGTTAATAGTCacaaaaataaagttaatgtTGGAGTTTGTGGTCTTATCGAACCTATTCTTCAATGTTCTTTAGGTAAAACTACTTTAGATTCTCCTTTGGGAAAGGAGTGGTCTGTTGTTTGtattaaaactttaactGAGGAATGTCCAGAAAATCAAAAGATTCTTATggaaattaaagataaattgaACAGTTCAGTTTTGGAaagtttaaaagaaaaaactgttttaatataa